In the genome of Rhodamnia argentea isolate NSW1041297 chromosome 3, ASM2092103v1, whole genome shotgun sequence, one region contains:
- the LOC115726882 gene encoding glycine-rich cell wall structural protein 1.8-like yields MERHIIVSNDDVLETGKRQQKQSSDGGEPSKRRRLAEEDDGLGQERGPGDALSKLRAACDTSGMEEHVIVIDDDVQGTGKGKQKQSSDGDEPSNLQGLGDGRRQGADHPQQQGGAQGAGDAQGLGSGAGTQGAGQGEPSNPQGLGDGARQGADHPQQQGGAQGAVDAQGLGSGAGTQGAGQGELSNPQGLGDGGQQGADHPQGQGGVQGAGDAQGLGSGVGMQGAGQGADDPQGLGGERGDGGGQGVVHRQGQGVVQGAGDPEGLGSGAGTQGAGQGDGGGRGAVHPQGQGGAGTQGVGQGAGDAQGLGGAQVAGGQVDRNGEDDSQISRDVGFLTLLFTAASAMSCLPHSVARSILGGGLMVAGCLFQLGSRNMKREWMNSGNFIMYLLFQGLLGLLVFASKQKEK; encoded by the exons ATGGAGCGACACATCATTGTCAGCAACGACGATGTCCTAGAGACTGGCAAACGCCAGCAGAAGCAGAGTTCGGATGGCGGTGAACCGTCAAAACGCCGTCGGCTGGCCGAAGAGGATGATGGGCTTGGGCAAGAGCGAGGGCCAGGCGATGCTCTCAGCAAGCTCAGAGCGGCTTGCGATACCAG CGGAATGGAGGAACACGTCATTGTAATCGACGACGATGTCCAAGGGACGGGCAAAGGCAAGCAGAAGCAGAGTTCGGATGGCGATGAACCGTCAAACCTGCAAGGGCTAGGTGATGGTAGACGACAGGGTGCTGATCACCCTCAACAACAAGGTGGTGCGCAGGGTGCTGGTGATGCTCAAGGGCTGGGTAGTGGTGCAGGAACGCAAGGTGCTGGGCAGGGTGAACCGTCAAACCCGCAAGGGCTGGGTGATGGTGCACGACAGGGTGCTGATCACCCTCAACAACAAGGTGGTGCGCAGGGTGCTGTTGATGCTCAAGGGCTGGGTAGTGGTGCAGGAACGCAAGGTGCTGGGCAGGGTGAACTGTCAAACCCGCAAGGGCTGGGTGATGGTGGACAACAGGGTGCTGATCACCCTCAAGGACAAGGTGGTGTGCAGGGTGCTGGTGATGCACAAGGGCTGGGTAGTGGTGTGGGAATGCAAGGTGCTGGGCAAGGTGCTGATGACCCTCAAGGGCTGGGGGGAGAGCGGGGTGATGGTGGAGGACAGGGCGTTGTTCACCGTCAAGGACAAGGTGTTGTGCAGGGTGCTGGTGACCCTGAAGGGCTGGGTAGTGGTGCGGGAACGCAAGGTGCTGGGCAGGGTGATGGTGGAGGACGGGGCGCTGTTCACCCTCAAGGGCAAGGTGGTGCAGGAACGCAAGGTGTTGGGCAGGGTGCTGGTGACGCTCAGGGGCTGGGTGGAGCGCAGGTTGCTGGAGGACAGGTTGACAGAAACGGTGAGGATGACTCGCAGATCAGCCGAGATGTTGGATTCCTCACGCTCTTGTTTACTGCAGCTTCCGCCATGAGCTGTCTACCACATTCGGTAGCTCGGTCCATTTTAGGAGGAGGGCTAATGGTGGCAGGATGTCTCTTCCAGCTGGGAAGTCGGAACATGAAGAGAGAATGGATGAATTCTGGGAACTTTATAATGTACCTTTTGTTCCAAGGTTTGCTTGGACTCTTAGTTTTTGCATCCAAGCAAAAGGAGAAGTAA